From the Oryza glaberrima chromosome 5, OglaRS2, whole genome shotgun sequence genome, one window contains:
- the LOC127774148 gene encoding diacylglycerol O-acyltransferase 1-1, giving the protein MVGSDGDGDGGGGEAHAPAAPAHHHRRPPRPRGGSGAIVEGFAAALRRRIRSGAAAAARASFGGDSGDEAASGEPSSSSSSSPSRRRGGDSNGAEASSAAGGGGGRGCGGDFSAFTFRAAAPVHRKAKESPLSSDAIFKQSHAGLFNLCIVVLVAVNSRLIIENLMKYGLLIRAGFWFNDKSLRDWPLLMCCLSLPAFPLGAFAVEKLAFNNVITDAVATCLHIFLSTTEIVYPVLVILKCDSAVLSGFLLIFIACIVWLKLVSFAHTNHDIRQLTMGGKKVDNELSTVDMDNLQPPTLGNLIYFMMAPTLCYQPSYPRTSCVRKGWLIRQIILYLIFTGLQGFIIEQYINPIVVNSQHPLKGGLLNAVETVLKLSLPNVYLWLCMFYAFFHLWLSILAEILRFGDREFYKDWWNAKTIDEYWRKWNMPVHKWVVRHIYFPCMRNGISKEVAVLISFLVSAVLHEICVAVPCRILKFWAFLGIMLQIPLIVLTAYLKSKFRDTMVGNMIFWFFFCIYGQPMCLLLYYHDVMNRIEKAR; this is encoded by the exons ATGGTGGGCtccgatggcgacggcgacggcggcggaggggaagcacacgcgccggcggcgcccgcgcaccaccaccgccggccccCGCGCCCGCGGGGAGGCAGCGGGGCCATCGTCGAGGGcttcgcggcggcgctccgTCGCAGGATCCGCTcgggggccgcggcggccgcgcgggccAGCTTCGGGGGCGACTCCGGGGACGAGGCCGCCTCCGGGGAgccctcctcgtcctcgtcctcgtccccgtcccgccgccgtggcggcgactCCAACGGGGCGGaggcgtcctccgccgccgggggcggtggtggccgcggcTGCGGTGGGGACTTCTCCGCGTTCACgttccgcgcggcggcgccggtgcaccGCAAGGCCAAGGAGAGCCCCCTCAGCTCCGACGCCATCTTCAAGCAG AGTCATGCAGGCCTTTTCAACCTATGCATTGTTGTTCTAGTTGCAGTGAACAGCAGGCTTATTATCGAGAACTTAATGAAG TATGGCTTATTAATAAGAGCTGGGTTTtggtttaatgataaatcattGCGGGACTGGCCACTTCTAATGTGTTG TCTTAGTCTGCCTGCTTTCCCCCTGGGTGCATTTGCAGTTGAAAAGTTGGCATTTAACAATGTTATTACTGATGCT GTTGCTACCTGCCTCCATATCTTCCTTTCAACAACCGAAATTGTATATCCAGTGCTTGTGATTCTTAA GTGTGATTCTGCAGTTTTGTCTGGCTTTTTGTTGATATTTATTGCCTGTATTGTTTGGCTGAAGCTTGTATCTTTTGCACATACAAACCATGATATAAGGCAACTGACCATGGGCGGCAAGAAG GTTGATAATGAACTAAGCACAGTTGACATGGATAATTTACAACCTCCAACTTTAGGGAATCTAATATACTTCATGATGGCTCCAACACTCTGTTATCAG CCAAGCTATCCCCGAACTTCATGTGTTAGAAAAGGTTGGCTGATTCGTCAAATTATTCTGTACTTGATCTTTACTGGTCTTCAAGGCTTCATTATTGAGCAA TACATAAATCCAATTGTTGTGAATTCTCAACATCCATTGAAAGGAGGACTCCTAAATGCTGTAGAGACTGTTTTGAAACTCTCATTACCAAATGTTTACCTGTGGCTTtgcatgttctatgcttttttCCATCTCTG GTTAAGTATACTTGCTGAGATTCTTCGATTTGGTGACCGTGAATTCTACAAAGATTGGTGGAATGCAAAAACAATTGATGAG TATTGGAGAAAATGGAATATG CCTGTACATAAATGGGTTGTTCGCCATATTTACTTTCCTTGCATGCGAAATGGTATATCAAAG GAAGTTGCTGTCTTGATATCATTCCTTGTTTCTGCTGTACTCCATGAG ATATGTGTCGCTGTTCCCTGCCGCATTCTCAAGTTCTGGGCATTCTTAGGAATAATGCTACAG ATCCCCCTTATCGTATTGACAGCATACCTCAAAAGTAAATTCAGAGATACAATG GTTGGCAACATGATATTTTGGTTCTTTTTCTGCATCTATGGGCAGCCAATGTGCCTTCTCCTGTACTATCATGATGTGATGAACAGGATTGAGAAGGCAAGATAA